In Thermus aquaticus, the sequence TGGCTTTCCCGAGGGTGGGCGTGCACGAGGGCTTCACCCGCCTGGTCTTTGACCTGCCCTCCCCCCAGGTGGCCTACCGAATGGAGGAGAGGGAAAACCTTCTCACCCTCATCTTTCCGGGCCTTTCTGCCCCGGCGGCGGACCTGGTGGTGAACTCCCCCGAGGTGGCCTCGGTCCAGGTGGTGCCGGGCAAGGGGGAGGTGAGGGTCCTGGTGCGCACCAGGGGGCCGGTGGAGGTGAAGGCGAGCCGCTACCGGGACCCCGAGCGCCTGGTGCTGGACATCGCCCTGAAGAAGGGGGAGACCCCCCTCAAGCCCCAGGCCCCGGACCCCCCCAAGGCCCAGGCCCCCAAGCCTCCCAGGCCCGTGGTCCTCCTGGACCCCGGCCACGGGGGGATTGACCCGGGGATGGTGGGGTACGTGGTGGAGAAGGAGGCGGTCCTGGACGTGGCCCTCCGCCTCAGGCGCCTCCTCTTGCGGGAGGGGATAGAGGTCCGCCTGACCCGGGAAAAGGACACGCACCTCTCCCCGGACAAGCGCACGGACCTCTCCATGC encodes:
- a CDS encoding N-acetylmuramoyl-L-alanine amidase gives rise to the protein MRWLFLAWIWSWALAFPRVGVHEGFTRLVFDLPSPQVAYRMEERENLLTLIFPGLSAPAADLVVNSPEVASVQVVPGKGEVRVLVRTRGPVEVKASRYRDPERLVLDIALKKGETPLKPQAPDPPKAQAPKPPRPVVLLDPGHGGIDPGMVGYVVEKEAVLDVALRLRRLLLREGIEVRLTREKDTHLSPDKRTDLSMRASMADSSRVNLFISIHVNASPTRTARGVEVFYFGRAQDPRVLAQVIRENGGGEVGKRLTEEAKTAAERILYDIVAQANQRFSQRLAETLGRHLSQATGSPYRGSFPGDFFVLRYAKVPAVLVEIGFGDHPVEGRNLADPDYREKVAQGLLAGILTFLGNGAFAR